A region of the Prevotella intermedia ATCC 25611 = DSM 20706 genome:
CTTTGCAGAATAGTAGAAGCGGTCGTAAGGCTGCAACTTGAAGCTTGCGCCCTGTGTTTTGCGTGCATACTTCTCGATAGCCATCGTTTCTGCCTCTGCCTTGGGTTGGTATTCCTTGATGAGTTGCTTTAAGAAAGCATACACGTTGTCGGGGTTCTTCGCCATAGCATTGGTTAAACCGTAAGACGCAAAGTTGTTATAGCCCATCAGTTCTGCTTTTTCGGCACGCAGTTTTGCAATTTCCACAATCAGAGGGAAGGCGTTGAACTCGCCCGTGCCGTCGGTGCGGTGGATAGAAGCGTTGTAAACACGTTCGCGAAGCTGGCGGTTGTCGAGGCTTGCAAGTATGGGCTGCTGTGTGGTATTGGTGATGACGATGCAGTAAGGAGCCTTTCCGCCACGGCTTTCGGCGTCTTTCTTGCATTGTGCGATGGCACTTTCGCTAAGTCCAGCAAGTTCTTTCACGTCGTCCACCCATACGGTTGATGCCACAGAAGCCTTTGGCAGCATATTGCCGAAGTCTTGTTGCAGTTGTGCAAGACGGTTGTTTATTTCCTCCATACGTTCCATTTTGTCTTCTGGCAGCAATGCGCCCGAACGCACAAAGTTCTTGTATATTTCTTCGAGCAACACCTTATCTTCGCCCTTCAGGCTGTTTCGCTCGTTGTCGTACACATATTTCACACGCTTAAAGAAGTCCTGATTGAAGTTGATTTCGTTTTCAAACTCTGTCAGCAGTGGTATTGCAGCCTTTTCGGCAGCCTCGATTTCGGGTGTCTTGTTGGCTTCTGTAATGCAGAAGAAGATGTTTTTAACCCTGTCGAGCAGTTCTCCGCTCTTTTCAAATGCCAAGATAGTGTTCTGGAATGTAGGCTTTTGCTTGTTCGCTACAATCTGTTTTATCTCTGCACGCTGCTCCTCTATACCCATTTGAATAGCAGGCAGATAGTGCTCGCTCTTTATTTTACTAAAGTCGGGTGCGCCAAATGGTAACGGACTTTTCTGCATTAATGGGTTCGTGTACATAGATTGTCCCCTCTTAATCTTTTGCCCTGAAGCAGGTGTTGCTATGAGCGCGGCGCAAGCAATTCCTGCAACGAGGAAAGTTTTCTTTAAGTTGTTCTTCATAAATTTATATGTTTTCTTTTTTATTAGTATTCTTGTTGTTTTATGATGTCTATGTCTTAACGACAGCAAAAATAAGCAATATCTTCGGAACAGCAGTTGTTTTCTGTTTTTTTAATACTTTGTTTACCTATCTCATGCAAGGATTCATCGTGCTGCCTGCGGCACTTTCTTCTGCTTTCCGCTGAACTCCGTGAAGTCGATGCGTATGATTTCCACACGGTGGAAGCTCTTGTTGGCGTATTTGTCGCCTATGTCCTTGAAGTCGGCAGAAAGCTTGTCGATGAGCAGGTGCAGGGCTTTCATCTTCTCGTCGTCGCTAAGTTGGATATGCGCCGTGCCGAAAAAGAGGGCACTTTCGTACTCGGTGGTGAACTTGTCTGGCAGCAAATTCACCTCGCCGATGACGCAGAGCGACACCTTGTTGTTATCTTTCAGTGCTTCCAACTTGCGTCCTTCGGGCGCGCAATGTATATAAACGCTGTCCTTACCGTCCCAAACGTAGTTCACAGGAATGCCATAGCCGCCTCCGTCAGATACCATTGAGAGCACACCGTACTCTCCGTTTTCCAGCAATTTCAACGCCTTTGCCTCGTCCATAAGGCGGTCTTGTCGGCGTACGGTTTCGTTTACATATTTCATTTGTGTAATTTTTATTTTTCGGCAAATATAAAATAAAACTTTGGTATTACCAAGATTGCACATTATAAAATAACGTGATGTTAGCATAAAGAAAGCAGATTAAGAAAGGTAAGCTCGCAGATGTCTTTAAGAAAGTCCTAATGAAATAATGAGCGTTTTTCTATCCAATTTTGTAAAGATAATTCTGTTAAAAAGTGATAACTGCGCTTTTACATTGCGAAAGCGGCTCTTTTGCGATGCAAAACCTACGCTTTTACCGTGCAAAACAGCCGCTTTTGGAACGCAAAACAATAGGTTTTGCAAAGCGTTGATAAACAAATAGTTACGCAATAGTTATATTTGTGAAAAATATTTACACCTTTGTTGTCTTCTTTTCGTTCAAAAACAACGTGAGTTCGGTATAAGAATTTGAAGGTGAAGATATTTCACTTCTTTTTGATTATAAGCATATCAAACTATAATCAATTCTTTCTTTAAATATCTTATAAAATAATATACTGACGTAATTCTTATATCGAACTGATGTTGAAATAATGAAATTGCAGGGCAACGGAAAATACTTGCAGGTTTGTTACCCTTGTTTCATAATTAAATTGTATCTTTGCAAGAGTAAAATAACGATTGTTTGCCCTGCCAATGGTAGAGCAAAAGTTCAATTAAAACCGTTCAAATAGCTTAAAATGAGAAAAATATCAGTCTTTGTACTAACGCTGTTTATGGCGATAACAGTGCAAGCTCAGGTGGCAAGACCTAAACTTATCGTGGGGCTTGTGGTAGACCAAATGCGTTGGGATTACCTCTATTTTTATCAAAACGAATATGGAAAAGGAGGCTTGCGCCGTCTTCTTGACGAGGGATTCTCCTTTGAAAACACACAAATAAACTACGCTCCTACGGTTACAGCCATAGGACACTCGTCTGTTTACACAGGTTCGGTGCCCGCAATTCACGGCATTTGTGGCAACAACTTCTGGCAAAACGACCAGTATGTGTACTGTTGCACTGACACAACCGTGCGCAGCGTAGGCTCGAACAGCAAGGAAGGACAGATGAGCCCGCACCGCTTGCTCACCACAACCATTGGCGACCAACTGAAATTGGCTACCAACTTCCGTTCAAAAGTAATAGGTGTATCTCTGAAAGACCGTGCTGCCATTCTGCCAGCGGGGCACTCTGCCGACGCAGCATATTGGTGGGACACCTCAGCAGGGCACTTCGTTACCTCTACTTATTATATGGACAAGTTGCCAGCGTGGGTGGAAAAGTTCAACAAAGCCAACCGTACAGCACCGAATTACAACATCAAGACATCGAACGAAGGTGTAACAATGACTTTCAAGATGGCTATTGCTGCATTGGAGAACGAACGTTTAGGACAGGGCGACGAAACGGATATGCTCGCTGTCAGCGTTTCTTCTACCGACGCTATCGGGCACAAATACGGCACAAGAGGCAAGGAAAACCACGATGTATATATGCAGTTGGACAAGGATTTGACCCAGTTCCTCAATGCTTTGGACGAGAAAGTAGGACGCGGAAACTATCTTCTTTTCCTCACAGCCGACCACGGTGCTGCCCACAACTACAACTTCTTGAAGAAGCATCGTATGCCTGGTGGGGCCTTCGAATACAAGAAAGCGGTGGAAGACCTTAACAATCACTTGCAAAAGAAGTTCGGTATCAAACCCGTTATGGGCGAAGACAACTATCAGTTTGCATTCAACGACAAGATGATAGAAAAGGCAGGAAAGGATAAGGACGACATTATTGAAGAGTCTGTTGAGTTCTTGAAGAAAGACCCACAATACATTTTCGTGTTCGACGAAGAGCGTATTGCCACCGAAACGATGCCCGATTTCATTAAGACACGTATGATGAACGGCTATATGCGTCATCGTTCAGGCGAGATAGGAGTAGTTACCCGTGCGCAATACTTCGGCGCAAGGAACTCTCCCGACTACATTGGCACACAGCACGGACAGCCTTATCTTTACGACAGCCATATACCTTGGGTGATGTTCGGTTGGCACGTGAACCACGGAGAAACCACCCAAGAAGTTACCATCAACGATATTGCAGCCACCGTTTGTGCAATGCTGAAGATACAAATGCCCAACGGCTGCATCGGCAAGGCTGTATTACGATAAAACTAAAACAACCTATGCACATAGCAATAGCAGGAAATATTGGCAGCGGAAAGACTACATTGACCACGATGCTTGCAAAGCGTTACGGCTGGCAGCCACGTTACGAGTCGGTGGAATACAATCCGTACCTTGACGATTACTACAAAAACATAAAGCGTTGGTCGTTCGCTATGGAGGTGTTCTTCCTGAAAGAACGCTTCAAAGACTTGTTGGAAATTAGCCAATCGAATGCTGACGTCATTCAAGACCGAAGCATTTACGAGGGAGTCTACGTGTTCACGGCGAACAACTACGCTATGGGAAACCTTGACGACCGCGACTATGAAACCTATATGGAACTCTTTGAGGATATGACAGACGCTGTCCGCTATCCTGACCTTATGCTTTATCTGCGGGCATCGGTAAGCCATTTGGTGGAGAACATCGAGAAACGAGGTCGCGATTACGAGCAGCGTATGCCGTTAGACTACCTCGAAAACATCAACAAACGCTACGACGAGTTTATACAAACCCAGTATAAAGGACGTGTGCTGACCATCGATGTCGATAATCTCGACTATCAGCACAACCCCAAGGACTTCGGTTTCATTACCGACAAGATAGACCGTGAGCTCTTCGGACTATTTTAATTTTACAACCAAACTTACATATACTTTATAATAAAGACTATGCATATAGCAATTGCAGGAAACATTGGAGCAGGCAAAACGACACTTACAACGATGCTTGCCAAACGATATGGCTGGAAGGCACAGTTCGAACCAGTGGACAACAACCCCTACCTCGCCGACTACTACGAAGATATGAACCGTTGGGCATTCAATCTTCAGATATATTTCTTGAACAAACGCTTTCGCGACGTGGTGGAAATATCACGTTCGAGTGACACCGTGATACAGGACAGAACCATTTTCGAGGACGCACGCATCTTCGCTCCCAACCTCCACGATATGGGATTGATGAGCGACCGCGACTTCGAGAACTACACACACCTGTTCGACCTTATGCTGAGTTTGGTGAAATTGCCCGACCTTCTTATATATATAAGGAGCAGCGTGCCGCATCTTATCGACCACATTCAGCAGCGTGGCCGCGACTACGAGCAGACAATGCGCATCGACTATCTGCGAGGACTGAACGAACGCTACGAGAATTGGATTAAAACCTACGAGGGTGAGCTGATGATAGTGGACGGCGATACCACCGATTTCGCTGGTAATCCGCAAGACTTCAAGCGCATCGAGGACATGATAGACGCCCGCCTCTTCGGTCTATTCCCCCCGAAATAGGCACACGCCCTATCCTTTCAGAAACAATGCTTCACAGTATTGACAAATAGGAACAACTAAAAAATGACATAAAATTTGTAAAATAAACGCTATGGAAAAAGTAAAAACATTAATCATAGGTAGCGGTCCCGCAGGCTACACTGCAGCTATCTACGCAAGCCGTTCAAATTTGCAGCCAGTGTTATATGCAGGTTTGCAACCCGGTGGACAACTTACAACGACCACCATTATAGAAAACTTCCCCGGTTTCAAGGACGGAATCGACGCCAACCAGCTGATGTTGGAGATGAAAGCGCAAGCTATAAACGTTGGTGCTGACGTTCGCGACGGCTCAATCGTCAAGGCTGACCTCAGCAAACGTCCATTCATCGTTGAGGACGAGCGTGGCAACGTAATCGAAGCCAACACGCTTATCATTGCAACAGGTGCGAGTGCGAAATACCTTGGTTTGTCAGACGAAGAGAAATATCGCGGACAAGGTGTCAGTGCGTGTGCCACTTGCGACGGTTTCTTCTATCGCAAGCGCACCGTAGCCGTAGTAGGCGGTGGCGACACAGCCTGCGAAGAAGCAATGTATCTTTCAAGTTTGGCAAAGAAGGTTTACATGATTGTGCGCAAGCCTTACCTCCGTGCAGCCGAAATAATGCGCAAGCGAGTAGAGGAAAAAGAAAACATTGAAATACTTTACAACACCAATACGCTCGGACTTTACGGCGAAAACGGCGTAGAAGGCGCACATTTGGTACGCTTTAAGGGCGAAGAAAACGAAGAGAAATACGACATTCAGATAGACGGTTTCTTCCTCGCTATCGGTCATCTCCCCAACACCGACCTCTTCAAAGGTCAGCTGGAACTCGACCCACAGGGCTTCATCGTTACCAAAGGCACGTCTACTGCTACAAGCGTAGAAGGCGTTTATGCCGCTGGCGACGTTGCCGACCCAACCTACCGTCAGGGTGTTGTGGCAGCAGGCAGTGGTGCCAAGGCAGCCATCGAGGCTGAACGCTTCTTGCAAGACAAGGGCGAAAAGTAAACCAACGTTATGGGCAGAAAGTCCCATAATGGCAGAACAAACAAGGCTGATATTGTGCAAAGCAAAGCTTGCATAGT
Encoded here:
- a CDS encoding M3 family metallopeptidase → MKNNLKKTFLVAGIACAALIATPASGQKIKRGQSMYTNPLMQKSPLPFGAPDFSKIKSEHYLPAIQMGIEEQRAEIKQIVANKQKPTFQNTILAFEKSGELLDRVKNIFFCITEANKTPEIEAAEKAAIPLLTEFENEINFNQDFFKRVKYVYDNERNSLKGEDKVLLEEIYKNFVRSGALLPEDKMERMEEINNRLAQLQQDFGNMLPKASVASTVWVDDVKELAGLSESAIAQCKKDAESRGGKAPYCIVITNTTQQPILASLDNRQLRERVYNASIHRTDGTGEFNAFPLIVEIAKLRAEKAELMGYNNFASYGLTNAMAKNPDNVYAFLKQLIKEYQPKAEAETMAIEKYARKTQGASFKLQPYDRFYYSAKMKKKQFNFSDDEVKPYFNIDSVLINGIFYAANKVYGLTFKERKDLPTYHPDMKVFDVIDNNGKQLALFYCDYFRRPSKRGGAWMSAFAKQSGLRNQIPIIYNVCNYAKAPEGQPTLVTWDEVTTMFHEFGHALHGMLSNCYYNTLSGTAVSRDFVEMPSQFNESFASIPEVFNNYAKHYKTNKPMPAKLRDKMLASINFHAAYAMGENLAATSVDMAWHMLNSKNIPTAEAAKDFEVTALGEVGLLNNQIPPRYSTSYFNHIWGGGYAAGYYSYLWSEVLAVNIADYFAKHGALTRKVGTDFRNKVLSRGNKKDLMEIFSDFTGLKAPDASGLLKARGL
- a CDS encoding pyridoxamine 5'-phosphate oxidase family protein; protein product: MKYVNETVRRQDRLMDEAKALKLLENGEYGVLSMVSDGGGYGIPVNYVWDGKDSVYIHCAPEGRKLEALKDNNKVSLCVIGEVNLLPDKFTTEYESALFFGTAHIQLSDDEKMKALHLLIDKLSADFKDIGDKYANKSFHRVEIIRIDFTEFSGKQKKVPQAAR
- a CDS encoding alkaline phosphatase family protein, which encodes MRKISVFVLTLFMAITVQAQVARPKLIVGLVVDQMRWDYLYFYQNEYGKGGLRRLLDEGFSFENTQINYAPTVTAIGHSSVYTGSVPAIHGICGNNFWQNDQYVYCCTDTTVRSVGSNSKEGQMSPHRLLTTTIGDQLKLATNFRSKVIGVSLKDRAAILPAGHSADAAYWWDTSAGHFVTSTYYMDKLPAWVEKFNKANRTAPNYNIKTSNEGVTMTFKMAIAALENERLGQGDETDMLAVSVSSTDAIGHKYGTRGKENHDVYMQLDKDLTQFLNALDEKVGRGNYLLFLTADHGAAHNYNFLKKHRMPGGAFEYKKAVEDLNNHLQKKFGIKPVMGEDNYQFAFNDKMIEKAGKDKDDIIEESVEFLKKDPQYIFVFDEERIATETMPDFIKTRMMNGYMRHRSGEIGVVTRAQYFGARNSPDYIGTQHGQPYLYDSHIPWVMFGWHVNHGETTQEVTINDIAATVCAMLKIQMPNGCIGKAVLR
- a CDS encoding deoxynucleoside kinase; this translates as MHIAIAGNIGSGKTTLTTMLAKRYGWQPRYESVEYNPYLDDYYKNIKRWSFAMEVFFLKERFKDLLEISQSNADVIQDRSIYEGVYVFTANNYAMGNLDDRDYETYMELFEDMTDAVRYPDLMLYLRASVSHLVENIEKRGRDYEQRMPLDYLENINKRYDEFIQTQYKGRVLTIDVDNLDYQHNPKDFGFITDKIDRELFGLF
- a CDS encoding deoxynucleoside kinase, whose translation is MHIAIAGNIGAGKTTLTTMLAKRYGWKAQFEPVDNNPYLADYYEDMNRWAFNLQIYFLNKRFRDVVEISRSSDTVIQDRTIFEDARIFAPNLHDMGLMSDRDFENYTHLFDLMLSLVKLPDLLIYIRSSVPHLIDHIQQRGRDYEQTMRIDYLRGLNERYENWIKTYEGELMIVDGDTTDFAGNPQDFKRIEDMIDARLFGLFPPK
- the trxB gene encoding thioredoxin-disulfide reductase, encoding MEKVKTLIIGSGPAGYTAAIYASRSNLQPVLYAGLQPGGQLTTTTIIENFPGFKDGIDANQLMLEMKAQAINVGADVRDGSIVKADLSKRPFIVEDERGNVIEANTLIIATGASAKYLGLSDEEKYRGQGVSACATCDGFFYRKRTVAVVGGGDTACEEAMYLSSLAKKVYMIVRKPYLRAAEIMRKRVEEKENIEILYNTNTLGLYGENGVEGAHLVRFKGEENEEKYDIQIDGFFLAIGHLPNTDLFKGQLELDPQGFIVTKGTSTATSVEGVYAAGDVADPTYRQGVVAAGSGAKAAIEAERFLQDKGEK